In a genomic window of uncultured Sphaerochaeta sp.:
- a CDS encoding extracellular solute-binding protein: protein MKKMLFVVMAVLLAFSPLFAAGQQEQAAGPVTLNVLFYSPELAEQYNDMVAAYKAETGVTLDITVLQTDYRSVLTSRLNSGDVPDIFMSSAYADNSTYKDYVYDLTNEDFIKKIEPSALQGVTVDGKVLGYPFLVQSHSFIYNKKVFADNGITTLPKTLADFEAVSKKLQANGVQPFATGFKEFWVLPQTAWQAIANVPAENYGGYENFVAKLNAGELKFKDIPQMSQVFDLLDLIKKYGGPKPNESDFNDQTSSLATGKVAMIHQGNWAEDSIRKTNPEVEIGFLVGPTGNNAATAGIMFDSNQTIRIAKDGKNLDAALDWLRWLTTSEYGRNWIPGKVKQLSPIIGAAAPDSQIAKETSALLASGTPGYPWFYQMFPTGTEQQLGAILQGYCAGITNRAQTLDALDSAYAKIAKAAQ from the coding sequence ATGAAAAAGATGCTGTTCGTAGTAATGGCCGTCCTGTTGGCCTTCAGTCCGCTGTTTGCAGCTGGACAGCAGGAACAGGCAGCCGGTCCTGTTACCTTGAACGTGTTGTTCTACAGCCCCGAGCTCGCTGAGCAGTACAATGATATGGTAGCAGCCTATAAGGCAGAGACTGGGGTCACCCTTGACATCACCGTCCTGCAGACCGACTACCGCTCGGTGCTCACCAGCCGCCTGAACTCCGGCGATGTCCCTGACATCTTCATGAGCAGCGCATATGCAGACAACTCCACCTACAAGGATTATGTCTATGACCTGACCAACGAGGACTTCATCAAGAAGATTGAGCCCTCCGCCCTCCAGGGTGTAACGGTTGACGGCAAGGTCCTTGGCTATCCGTTCCTCGTACAGTCCCACTCCTTCATCTACAACAAGAAGGTGTTCGCTGACAACGGCATCACCACCCTTCCCAAGACCCTTGCTGACTTCGAGGCTGTTTCCAAGAAATTGCAGGCCAATGGGGTACAGCCCTTCGCCACCGGTTTCAAGGAGTTCTGGGTACTGCCGCAGACTGCCTGGCAGGCCATTGCGAACGTTCCTGCAGAGAACTACGGTGGGTATGAGAACTTTGTCGCCAAGCTCAATGCAGGCGAGCTGAAGTTCAAGGATATTCCCCAGATGAGCCAGGTATTCGATCTGCTCGACCTGATCAAAAAGTACGGCGGACCGAAGCCCAATGAATCTGACTTCAATGACCAGACCTCCTCGCTCGCAACCGGCAAGGTTGCCATGATCCATCAGGGCAACTGGGCAGAGGACTCCATCCGCAAGACCAACCCTGAAGTTGAGATTGGCTTCCTCGTAGGTCCGACCGGCAACAATGCAGCAACCGCCGGCATCATGTTCGACTCCAACCAGACCATCCGTATCGCCAAGGACGGCAAGAACCTTGATGCAGCCCTTGATTGGCTGAGATGGCTGACCACCAGCGAGTATGGCAGAAACTGGATTCCCGGCAAGGTCAAGCAGCTCTCCCCGATCATCGGTGCAGCAGCTCCCGACTCCCAGATTGCAAAGGAAACCTCTGCACTTCTGGCTTCCGGCACCCCAGGGTATCCCTGGTTCTACCAAATGTTCCCCACCGGAACCGAGCAGCAGTTGGGAGCAATCCTCCAGGGCTATTGCGCCGGTATCACCAACAGGGCACAGACGCTCGATGCTCTTGACTCCGCCTATGCAAAGATTGCAAAGGCTGCCCAGTAA
- a CDS encoding fumarylacetoacetate hydrolase family protein: protein MKYVRFTYQDKVSYGLLTDDTVQVLEGSPFSTYTITDVRLSASEVTLLTPCDYSKAICIGLNYRDHAQEFQLPIPTEPVVFLKPSTAALAPLGVIEYPAMCKRLDYEAELAIVIGKKARNLSVEEVGSYILGYTCANDITARDLQPKTGQWTVAKSFDTFCPFGPYISDEVDPSNLTIESRVNGKTMQKSNTKNLIFAVPFLVSYLSQIMTLLPGDIILTGTPGGISGMHHGDTVEIRIEGLGVLKNTIG, encoded by the coding sequence ATGAAATACGTGCGATTCACCTACCAAGACAAGGTAAGCTACGGCTTGCTCACCGACGATACCGTCCAAGTGCTCGAGGGTTCCCCTTTCAGCACCTACACCATAACTGATGTCCGGCTTAGTGCATCCGAGGTCACCTTGCTCACCCCCTGTGACTACTCAAAAGCCATCTGCATCGGGTTGAACTACCGTGACCATGCCCAGGAGTTCCAGCTTCCCATCCCCACCGAGCCTGTGGTCTTCCTCAAACCCTCCACTGCAGCCCTTGCTCCGCTGGGAGTGATCGAATACCCTGCCATGTGCAAGCGGCTTGACTATGAGGCTGAGCTTGCCATTGTCATCGGCAAGAAGGCACGCAACCTATCCGTCGAGGAAGTCGGTTCCTACATCCTTGGATACACCTGTGCAAACGACATCACCGCCAGGGACCTGCAGCCAAAGACCGGTCAGTGGACGGTGGCCAAGAGCTTTGACACCTTCTGCCCCTTCGGTCCCTACATCTCGGACGAAGTCGATCCTTCCAATCTGACCATCGAGAGCAGGGTGAACGGGAAGACCATGCAGAAGTCCAACACGAAGAACCTCATCTTCGCCGTCCCCTTCCTGGTAAGCTATCTCTCCCAGATCATGACACTGTTGCCCGGGGACATCATCCTCACCGGAACTCCGGGAGGTATCAGCGGGATGCACCACGGTGATACGGTGGAGATCCGCATCGAAGGCTTGGGTGTGTTGAAGAATACCATCGGCTGA
- a CDS encoding DUF6544 family protein — translation MGRRSKVMVAFVVLVVVVLLGFFLVPSTVTRRFSRIEQDFLATLAPSQGLFTLEDLADKPQAVRNFFIKGGYIGKPKMSGLKAVFEKADFSLGQGKDWVVITYTQLNGAEQPLRYAQILSSIHHLPFEGLDSYAQGVGAMEGYLAKFFRLFNQKGEHMDRACLVTYLAEAFFLPSVALSPLIEWEELSALEVKATIRAFGMEGSGVFTFAETGEMLSFTTDDRMAAGFDGSLQKVRWTAACSDYRSVEGLSVPSTLKATWHYPEGDLTYFDGKDVKISYLY, via the coding sequence ATGGGAAGGAGGAGTAAGGTCATGGTTGCGTTTGTGGTTTTGGTCGTAGTGGTACTGCTTGGATTCTTTCTTGTTCCTTCAACGGTAACGCGGAGGTTCTCTCGTATTGAGCAGGATTTTTTGGCAACCCTGGCTCCTTCCCAAGGCCTCTTCACCTTGGAGGACCTGGCTGATAAGCCACAGGCGGTGAGAAACTTCTTCATCAAGGGGGGGTATATCGGAAAGCCGAAGATGAGCGGTCTGAAGGCGGTTTTTGAGAAAGCCGACTTCTCCCTCGGGCAGGGCAAGGATTGGGTGGTCATCACCTATACCCAGCTCAATGGCGCCGAACAACCACTGCGATATGCCCAGATTCTCTCCTCCATCCATCACCTTCCCTTCGAAGGCTTGGACTCCTATGCACAGGGGGTGGGGGCAATGGAAGGCTATCTTGCCAAGTTCTTCCGTCTCTTCAACCAGAAGGGTGAGCACATGGACAGAGCCTGTTTGGTCACCTACCTTGCCGAGGCTTTCTTTCTTCCTTCGGTCGCCTTGAGTCCGCTCATTGAGTGGGAGGAGCTGTCTGCACTGGAGGTCAAGGCAACCATCCGTGCATTTGGCATGGAAGGAAGCGGGGTGTTCACTTTCGCCGAGACGGGAGAGATGCTGAGCTTCACTACTGATGATCGGATGGCGGCTGGGTTTGACGGCTCGCTGCAGAAGGTACGCTGGACGGCAGCGTGTTCCGACTACCGCAGTGTCGAAGGACTCTCTGTTCCCTCTACGCTGAAGGCAACCTGGCACTATCCTGAGGGGGACCTGACCTACTTTGATGGGAAGGATGTGAAGATCAGCTATCTGTATTGA
- a CDS encoding sugar ABC transporter permease encodes MTPLKRKQWDRALTFALFTLPALAAILISVEIPFLMSVFSSFTKWNGLDRAQTFIGLENYKELFLDDLDMWKAFGFTLRLTLGSVLVVNLCALLLAVLLDSDIRGKNALRAAFYVPNIVSLIIIGYIWRFIFSAGFESFFQTTGMDFFMFSWLGDVNLVYFSVLMVSVWHSLGFYLVIYIAGLQTVPRDLIEASMIDGAGRVVRFFRITLPLIMSAITVSVFHSLSNGLKAFDVIFSLTNGGPGNSTTTIALDIYRTAFVINRFGYGTAKSVVLFLMILILSIFQVRLFKSREVEV; translated from the coding sequence ATGACACCACTGAAACGAAAACAATGGGACAGGGCCCTGACCTTTGCACTGTTCACCCTGCCTGCACTCGCGGCCATCCTCATCTCTGTGGAAATACCTTTTCTCATGAGCGTATTTTCCTCCTTCACCAAGTGGAATGGCTTGGATCGCGCGCAGACCTTCATCGGCCTTGAAAACTACAAGGAACTCTTCCTTGATGACCTTGATATGTGGAAAGCCTTCGGCTTCACCCTTCGTCTGACCTTGGGCAGCGTACTAGTCGTCAACCTGTGCGCACTGCTGCTGGCAGTCCTGCTGGACAGTGATATCCGAGGCAAGAATGCATTGCGCGCCGCCTTCTATGTGCCGAACATCGTCAGCCTGATCATCATCGGTTACATCTGGCGCTTCATCTTCTCCGCCGGCTTTGAGTCCTTCTTCCAGACAACCGGCATGGACTTCTTCATGTTCAGTTGGCTGGGTGATGTGAACCTGGTCTACTTCAGCGTCCTCATGGTCTCAGTCTGGCACTCTCTGGGTTTCTACCTGGTCATTTACATAGCAGGGCTGCAGACGGTTCCCAGAGACCTCATAGAAGCATCCATGATCGATGGGGCGGGAAGAGTGGTACGCTTCTTCCGCATCACCCTTCCGCTCATCATGAGCGCGATCACGGTAAGTGTATTCCACTCACTCTCCAACGGCTTGAAGGCCTTCGATGTCATCTTCAGTCTTACCAACGGGGGGCCGGGGAACTCCACAACCACCATAGCCCTGGATATCTACCGTACCGCCTTTGTGATCAACCGCTTCGGCTACGGGACGGCCAAGTCGGTCGTACTCTTCCTGATGATCCTCATCCTCTCAATCTTCCAGGTACGCCTGTTCAAGAGCCGGGAGGTGGAAGTATGA
- a CDS encoding LacI family DNA-binding transcriptional regulator, giving the protein MGMTQKEIAKQLGVSYMSVSRALNGSGYVSESLKMRILTYAKENGYEPHRASQVLVRNTTHRLALFSSSLPHYFWDEIEKGVQVAAQQLKAFNYETTYHRIPEQDTQAYLEVLETELKKGLDAIGLVYQRKYDMQAILARIEQANIPYVTFNVDNQTSNRRTFIGCDYRSGGRLAADFIAHTLQLSAKKEVLVLLCDEEGQLQGRGPDINKLRLDGFLSFMEENFPAITIHTEYFSTKLQVGYQDNQILELIKQYQDQVQAIYMISAFNTDFLHALECLPNHDFVTILHDLDNSAIRHLKTRLLSAVIDQSPTLQGSYTVMALERIVESKGKYAIADLKLEHNLVLSENRHLIEGLIAAKLMQ; this is encoded by the coding sequence ATGGGAATGACACAGAAAGAGATAGCCAAACAACTCGGAGTCTCATACATGAGTGTAAGCCGGGCTCTCAACGGGAGTGGCTATGTGTCCGAATCCTTGAAGATGCGCATCCTTACCTATGCCAAGGAGAACGGGTATGAGCCCCACAGGGCGAGCCAAGTACTGGTTCGCAATACCACCCATCGCCTGGCTCTCTTCTCATCCTCCCTTCCCCACTACTTCTGGGATGAGATCGAGAAAGGGGTACAGGTAGCGGCCCAGCAACTCAAAGCCTTCAACTACGAAACAACCTATCACCGAATCCCTGAACAGGATACCCAGGCATATTTGGAAGTGTTGGAGACGGAGCTTAAAAAGGGCTTGGATGCCATCGGACTTGTGTATCAGCGAAAGTATGATATGCAGGCCATCCTTGCACGCATCGAACAGGCAAACATCCCCTATGTGACCTTCAACGTGGACAACCAGACAAGCAACCGGAGGACCTTCATCGGTTGCGACTACCGCAGTGGAGGACGCTTGGCTGCCGATTTCATCGCCCACACCCTCCAGTTGTCTGCAAAGAAGGAGGTCTTGGTACTGTTGTGTGATGAGGAAGGCCAACTGCAGGGACGCGGACCGGATATCAACAAACTGCGCCTCGACGGGTTTCTCTCCTTCATGGAAGAAAATTTTCCAGCCATCACCATCCATACTGAATATTTCAGCACCAAACTCCAGGTGGGGTATCAGGACAACCAGATCCTGGAACTCATCAAGCAGTATCAGGACCAAGTACAGGCCATCTACATGATCTCGGCCTTCAACACCGACTTTCTTCACGCCTTGGAGTGCCTACCCAACCACGACTTCGTCACCATTCTCCACGATCTTGACAACTCGGCGATCAGGCACCTGAAGACGCGCCTGCTCTCTGCAGTCATCGACCAGAGTCCCACCTTGCAGGGGTCCTATACCGTCATGGCACTGGAGCGGATTGTTGAATCAAAGGGGAAGTACGCCATAGCTGATCTCAAGCTGGAACACAATCTGGTACTCAGCGAAAACCGCCACCTCATCGAGGGCCTCATTGCAGCCAAGCTGATGCAGTGA
- a CDS encoding carbohydrate ABC transporter permease — MKKYTPASTFTTLILSVVALFYLYPLFLVVINSFKTFSEITSNVLALPKSLVFENFSNAFRIMNYPQYFLNTLLATAVGVSGVVLVSSMAGYKLSRTKTRYSFVMFMVLIAPMMIPFHSFMISLVKVAKELHLIGSPLGLGVLYWGLGASLALFMYHGAVKSVPQELDDCALIDGAGPLRAFFQIIFPLLQPVTVSVIVINTMWMWNDFLLPLLVLSGSKKSLTLQLAAYNFFGLYKVDWNFAMAGVLLTILPAVIFYLSLQRYIIKGMVAGAVKT; from the coding sequence ATGAAAAAGTACACTCCCGCTTCCACCTTCACCACGCTCATCCTCTCCGTGGTGGCGCTCTTCTACCTCTATCCGCTGTTCTTGGTGGTGATCAACTCATTCAAGACCTTCAGTGAGATCACAAGCAATGTGCTTGCATTGCCAAAAAGTCTCGTGTTCGAAAACTTTTCCAACGCGTTCCGCATCATGAACTACCCCCAGTACTTCCTCAACACCTTGTTGGCGACAGCAGTGGGGGTGAGTGGGGTGGTACTGGTAAGCTCCATGGCCGGCTACAAGCTCTCCCGGACAAAAACCCGCTACAGCTTTGTCATGTTCATGGTCCTCATTGCACCCATGATGATACCGTTCCACTCCTTCATGATCAGCTTGGTGAAGGTAGCCAAGGAGTTGCACCTCATCGGTTCTCCCTTGGGCCTTGGTGTCCTCTACTGGGGATTGGGAGCCTCCCTGGCTCTCTTCATGTACCATGGAGCGGTGAAGTCGGTTCCCCAAGAGCTGGATGACTGCGCGCTCATCGATGGGGCAGGCCCGCTTCGAGCCTTCTTTCAGATCATCTTCCCCTTGCTGCAGCCGGTGACCGTCTCGGTCATCGTCATCAACACGATGTGGATGTGGAATGACTTTCTCCTGCCGCTCTTGGTACTCAGTGGGTCGAAGAAATCACTGACACTCCAGCTTGCAGCCTACAACTTTTTCGGTCTCTACAAGGTCGATTGGAACTTCGCCATGGCCGGCGTCCTGTTGACCATACTCCCTGCGGTTATCTTCTACTTGAGTCTGCAACGCTACATCATCAAGGGAATGGTCGCAGGAGCTGTGAAAACATAA
- the rlmD gene encoding 23S rRNA (uracil(1939)-C(5))-methyltransferase RlmD gives MKRYAKCPLSRTCGACQLMDYSYQHQLDMKMHHLEDLLGQFAPIAPIQGMEDPTCYRNKIQATFGYDWKGSLVSGIYREGTHLLVPIRSCMVQHPLADRILKSIRNLATRFGISAYDEDEGFGYLRHVLIKISNKTGEAMVVLICGRTPLPSSADFIAALKGQHPEITTVAQQLNAEKTSMVLGNEPVQVLWGKGYIEEELCSLIFRISPTSFFQVNPTQAEVLYTLAMRMARLESTDFVIDAYCGTGTIALIAAKSGAGEVLGIELNETAVRDAEANAERNNLENVHFVTADASSYLKDLAKEKKSCDVLFLDPPRSGSDERFLAAAIKLEPRRIVYISCNPRTLDRDVRYLLRFSDYQVKGIQPVDMFPHTDHIETIVLLSRE, from the coding sequence ATGAAACGATATGCAAAATGCCCACTCTCCCGTACCTGCGGTGCCTGCCAGCTGATGGATTACTCCTACCAGCATCAACTCGACATGAAAATGCACCATCTGGAGGACCTGCTCGGGCAGTTTGCCCCGATCGCCCCAATCCAGGGGATGGAAGATCCGACCTGTTATCGCAACAAGATACAGGCAACCTTCGGCTATGACTGGAAGGGAAGCCTGGTCAGCGGCATCTATCGTGAGGGAACCCATCTCTTGGTTCCCATCCGGTCCTGCATGGTCCAGCACCCGCTTGCAGACAGGATTCTCAAGAGCATCCGAAACCTTGCCACCCGCTTTGGCATTTCGGCGTACGACGAGGATGAAGGCTTCGGATACCTCAGGCATGTCCTGATCAAGATCAGCAACAAGACAGGGGAAGCCATGGTGGTCCTCATCTGCGGTCGCACTCCGCTTCCTTCCTCAGCAGACTTCATCGCCGCTTTGAAGGGGCAGCATCCCGAGATCACCACCGTTGCCCAGCAGCTGAATGCAGAGAAGACCAGCATGGTGCTTGGCAACGAACCGGTACAGGTTCTCTGGGGGAAGGGATACATCGAGGAGGAGCTTTGTTCTCTCATCTTCCGTATCTCTCCCACCTCCTTCTTCCAGGTCAATCCTACCCAGGCTGAGGTGCTCTATACCCTTGCAATGAGAATGGCCCGGCTTGAGAGTACCGACTTCGTCATCGATGCCTACTGTGGTACAGGGACCATAGCCCTCATTGCCGCAAAGAGCGGGGCCGGGGAAGTCTTGGGTATCGAGCTCAACGAAACGGCAGTCAGGGATGCAGAGGCCAATGCCGAGCGCAACAACCTGGAAAACGTACACTTCGTCACAGCCGATGCATCATCCTACCTGAAGGATTTGGCCAAGGAGAAAAAGAGCTGTGATGTGCTTTTTCTCGATCCTCCCCGCAGTGGCAGCGATGAGCGGTTTCTGGCAGCAGCGATCAAGCTCGAGCCGAGGCGCATTGTCTACATCTCCTGCAACCCGAGGACTTTGGACCGGGATGTGCGCTACCTGCTGCGCTTCAGCGATTATCAGGTGAAGGGCATCCAGCCGGTGGATATGTTCCCTCATACCGATCACATCGAGACGATTGTGCTTTTGAGTAGGGAATAA
- a CDS encoding ATP-binding protein → MVQKIFPREKYLSKIRPFFDSDIIKVITGIRRCGKSCILKSIMDEFLAKGIRPSQIIYIPLDKRGFRKIKSVEQLEEMIESMIDGDGLHYLFIDEVQNVKGFESVVQAYVEEGYSVFLTGSNSYLLSDEISTKLTGRYLNFEIYPLDYGEYLAMKRFFNLEINPNQDDEFKEYILNGGLPKTLEFPDINSRQVYTRGVIGEIFEKDVKTRKKISNVAVYERVQSFLLNNYSAPFSLKNLLECLKIEGFQTKPSTVRGYIENLKKAKIVYECNRFDLKSKQSIRRDQKYYLADLAIYFAMNTDNRLSFGPSLENLVYLYLASNDYQVSIGRIGRFECDFIVRKGMQGYAYIQVAYTLQGEDLQATERIHEREYRPFREIRDGFPRYIISLDTYRDQQEGVHHISAIDLFLGKERI, encoded by the coding sequence ATGGTCCAGAAAATCTTTCCAAGGGAAAAGTATCTTTCAAAGATTAGGCCTTTCTTTGATTCCGACATCATAAAAGTTATAACCGGGATTAGGCGGTGTGGGAAATCCTGTATTCTCAAGTCAATCATGGATGAATTTCTTGCCAAGGGGATAAGACCTTCACAGATCATCTATATCCCGCTGGACAAAAGGGGATTCAGAAAAATCAAATCTGTAGAGCAATTGGAAGAGATGATAGAATCCATGATCGATGGGGATGGCTTGCACTATCTTTTCATTGATGAGGTCCAGAATGTCAAAGGATTTGAAAGTGTTGTTCAGGCTTATGTGGAGGAAGGTTACTCAGTATTTCTGACAGGATCGAACTCATATCTTCTCAGTGATGAAATCTCCACGAAACTGACGGGACGATATTTGAACTTTGAGATTTATCCTTTGGACTATGGGGAGTATCTTGCAATGAAGAGGTTCTTCAACCTAGAGATTAACCCAAACCAGGATGATGAGTTCAAGGAGTATATTCTCAACGGCGGCCTTCCTAAGACGTTGGAATTTCCCGATATCAATTCCAGACAGGTATATACGAGAGGGGTAATCGGTGAAATATTTGAGAAAGACGTCAAGACAAGAAAAAAAATTTCCAATGTTGCCGTCTACGAAAGAGTCCAATCCTTTCTTCTAAACAATTACTCGGCTCCATTCTCTCTGAAAAATCTGTTGGAATGTTTGAAGATTGAAGGATTCCAGACAAAACCGTCGACGGTAAGAGGCTATATTGAGAATTTGAAAAAGGCAAAGATTGTGTATGAATGCAATCGTTTTGATTTGAAGAGTAAACAATCGATCAGGAGAGACCAGAAATACTATCTGGCAGACCTAGCAATCTATTTTGCCATGAATACAGACAACAGACTGAGTTTCGGTCCTTCTCTGGAGAATCTGGTATATCTGTATCTTGCAAGCAACGATTATCAGGTGAGTATCGGAAGAATCGGCAGATTCGAATGTGACTTCATCGTTAGAAAAGGGATGCAGGGCTACGCCTATATCCAGGTTGCATATACCCTTCAAGGCGAAGATCTACAAGCAACCGAGAGAATACATGAGCGTGAATATCGGCCTTTCAGGGAGATTCGTGATGGTTTTCCCCGATACATTATCTCCCTGGATACGTATAGGGATCAGCAGGAAGGAGTACATCACATCAGTGCTATTGATCTTTTCCTTGGCAAGGAAAGAATTTGA
- a CDS encoding ATP-binding protein, translating to MENVIYNELCIRGYRTDVGAKKDKDGKVSHRELEVDFVCNLGSSRVSIQSAYFLPDEEKRMQEVRPFRKIDDSFKKIIITKDIVQQ from the coding sequence TTGGAAAATGTAATTTACAATGAACTTTGCATAAGAGGTTACCGCACTGATGTTGGTGCAAAGAAAGACAAAGATGGCAAAGTATCTCATAGGGAACTGGAAGTCGATTTTGTGTGCAACCTTGGTTCTTCCAGGGTCTCTATCCAGTCGGCATATTTTTTGCCGGACGAAGAGAAGCGCATGCAGGAAGTTCGACCTTTCAGGAAAATTGACGACTCTTTCAAGAAAATCATCATTACCAAAGATATCGTTCAGCAGTAG
- the yicI gene encoding alpha-xylosidase — protein MKFRDGYWNIRKNVHTLNKVATVDVRSEAGKLSAFAAVKKIEHRGSTLNTALLTTEVTSPLPDVLHIRSYHFKGAHNKGPHFDLIPDTKGALAIEQLDASYTARSGKLSVEVGTSGPMDLTFRYQEKLLTVSPGLLGGHAVVDETDAYQFEYLNLSVGETLYGLGERFTPFVKNGQVVDIWNEDGGTSSEQAYKNIPFYLSSKGYGVLVNNPGKVSFELCSEVVTSVQFSVPGQCLDYFLIAGDTLKDVLSSYALLSGRPALVPPWSFGLWLTTSFVTNYDEQTVNSFIDGMAERKIPLQVFHFDCFWMQEFQWCDFLWDRNMFPQPEAMLRRLHDKGLKVCVWINPYIAQKSVMFDEGMENGYLVKLADGGVWQWDRWQAGMGLVDFTNPEAVAWYQGKLKLLLDMGVDTFKTDFGERIPTNVVYHDHSDPDKMHNYYTYLYNQTVFELLEKERGKGDALVFARSATVGGQKFPVHWGGDCSATYESMAESIRGGLSLSLSGFGYWSHDIGGFEKTATADLFKRWVAFGLLSSHSRLHGNESYRVPWNYDEEASDVLRHFVRLKCSLMPYLYAQACKTHTQGLPMMRAMVLEYPHDPVCAHLDRQYLLGDSLLVAPIFSEEGKTQFYLPEGRWTHLLENEELVGSRYYERSYDYFSLPLYVREGSLIAIGREMESTDYDFSDQVSFHLFALEEGKEASCSIHRHDGSVQAQITVTHARKEYTVAVSGELGRWSVCLRNVKGIETTSAGSVMETEMGAVIAFQASDRAGIIRVK, from the coding sequence ATGAAATTCAGAGATGGGTATTGGAATATCCGAAAGAACGTTCACACCCTGAACAAGGTTGCCACCGTTGATGTCCGAAGCGAAGCGGGAAAACTCTCTGCCTTTGCAGCGGTCAAGAAGATTGAGCATCGGGGGTCGACACTCAATACGGCACTGCTTACCACTGAGGTTACCAGTCCGCTGCCAGATGTGTTGCATATCAGGTCCTATCACTTCAAGGGAGCACACAACAAAGGTCCTCATTTCGACCTTATCCCCGATACGAAGGGTGCCTTGGCCATAGAGCAGCTCGATGCCTCATACACCGCTCGAAGCGGGAAGCTTTCGGTGGAAGTGGGAACGAGTGGTCCGATGGACCTCACCTTCCGTTACCAGGAGAAGCTTCTCACCGTTTCCCCCGGCCTTCTGGGTGGTCATGCGGTGGTTGATGAGACTGATGCCTATCAGTTTGAGTATCTCAATCTTTCGGTGGGAGAGACCCTGTACGGTCTTGGCGAGCGATTCACCCCATTTGTGAAGAACGGGCAAGTGGTGGATATCTGGAACGAGGATGGGGGGACAAGCAGCGAACAAGCCTACAAGAACATCCCCTTCTACCTCTCCTCGAAAGGGTACGGGGTGTTGGTGAACAACCCTGGAAAGGTCTCCTTCGAGCTCTGCTCCGAGGTGGTCACCTCAGTCCAGTTCTCTGTTCCCGGCCAGTGTCTCGACTACTTTCTCATCGCAGGGGATACCCTCAAGGATGTGCTCTCCTCCTACGCCCTGCTCAGCGGACGCCCTGCCTTGGTGCCGCCATGGTCGTTCGGTCTGTGGCTTACCACCTCGTTTGTCACCAACTATGATGAACAGACGGTGAACAGCTTCATCGATGGAATGGCTGAGCGTAAGATTCCCTTGCAGGTCTTCCACTTCGACTGCTTCTGGATGCAGGAGTTCCAGTGGTGTGACTTCCTGTGGGACAGGAACATGTTCCCCCAGCCTGAAGCGATGCTGAGGCGCTTGCATGACAAGGGCCTCAAGGTCTGTGTCTGGATCAACCCCTATATTGCCCAGAAGTCAGTCATGTTCGACGAGGGGATGGAGAACGGCTATCTGGTCAAGCTGGCAGACGGGGGCGTCTGGCAGTGGGACCGCTGGCAGGCCGGCATGGGCTTGGTCGACTTCACCAATCCTGAGGCGGTTGCCTGGTACCAGGGAAAGCTCAAGCTCCTGCTGGATATGGGAGTTGATACCTTCAAGACCGATTTCGGTGAGCGCATTCCCACCAACGTGGTCTACCACGACCACAGCGACCCGGACAAGATGCACAACTACTACACGTATCTCTACAACCAGACGGTTTTCGAGCTCCTGGAGAAGGAGCGTGGGAAAGGGGATGCCTTGGTCTTTGCACGTTCAGCAACCGTAGGTGGACAAAAGTTTCCTGTGCACTGGGGCGGGGATTGCTCAGCCACCTATGAGTCGATGGCAGAGAGCATCAGGGGTGGCTTGTCCCTCAGCCTGTCAGGGTTTGGGTACTGGAGCCACGATATCGGAGGCTTTGAGAAGACTGCAACGGCAGACCTCTTCAAGCGTTGGGTTGCCTTTGGACTGCTCTCAAGCCACAGCAGGCTCCATGGCAACGAATCCTATCGTGTTCCTTGGAACTATGATGAAGAGGCCAGTGATGTACTCAGGCACTTTGTCAGGCTGAAGTGTTCCCTCATGCCCTACCTCTACGCCCAGGCATGCAAGACCCATACCCAAGGATTGCCCATGATGCGGGCCATGGTGCTTGAGTATCCACACGACCCTGTTTGTGCTCATCTCGATCGCCAGTATCTGCTCGGCGACTCTCTGCTGGTTGCCCCGATCTTCAGTGAGGAAGGAAAAACCCAGTTCTACCTGCCCGAAGGCAGATGGACGCACCTTTTGGAGAATGAGGAACTTGTGGGAAGTCGCTACTATGAGCGCTCCTATGACTATTTCAGTCTTCCCCTCTATGTGCGCGAAGGCAGCCTCATAGCCATAGGACGGGAGATGGAGAGCACCGACTACGATTTCTCCGACCAAGTCAGTTTTCATCTGTTCGCCCTTGAGGAAGGGAAAGAGGCCTCTTGTTCGATTCATCGCCACGACGGATCGGTACAGGCACAGATCACCGTCACCCATGCAAGGAAAGAGTACACGGTTGCGGTATCCGGGGAACTTGGAAGATGGTCGGTATGCCTGCGCAACGTGAAGGGCATCGAAACCACATCGGCTGGCAGTGTCATGGAGACGGAGATGGGTGCTGTGATAGCTTTCCAAGCCTCCGATCGGGCAGGAATAATTCGCGTGAAATGA